From the Nostoc sp. PCC 7107 genome, the window AAATTTTTTACATAATAATTTTCAATAGTTAATGCCTTAGCCTGCATAAAAAAGGCGAGTATAAAACCCGCCTGCAAAAATATAAATCGAACTTTACCATCTTTGGCTAATTACCAATTTTTGGCGCATTCAATGAAAGCTTAGGTGCTGCTTCTTTTTCCTGCGCCAAAGTTGGTACAGAATCCCGCAATCTTGCGGTCAATTGTACGGTTGTAGCGTCGTAAATTTGAGTCAGCAATTTTGGATAGAAACCAATCCCAATAATTGGCACTAGCAAACAAGCAATGATAAAGACTTCACGGGGTTCAGCATCGATAAGTTTCTGGTGAGAAACTAATTCCTCATTTTCTTTGCCGTAGAAAATTTCCCGCAACATCGATAGCAAATAAATTGGCGTTAAAATCACACCAACTGCCATCAAGAACACTACGATAACTTTAAAGGTAGAGCTATAAGCATCGCTAGTGGCAAAGCCCACAAATACCATCAATTCTGCTACGAAACCACTCATTCCTGGTAATGCTAAAGAAGCCATTGAACAGGTAGTAAACATAGCGAAAATTTTCTGCATTCGCTTACCAACACCACCCATTTCATCTAGCATGAGGGTGTGTGTGCGATCGTAAGTTGCACCGACCAGAAAGAATAAACTTGCCCCAATTAAGCCGTGAGACACCATTTGTAAAACTGCCCCACTCAATCCCAAATCTGTGAAGGAGGCGAGACCGATGAGGACAAAGCCCATGTGAGATATTGAGGAATAAGCAATTTTTCGCTTGAGGTTGCGCTGGGCAAAGGATGTCAGGGCGGCGTAGATAATGTTAACCACCCCCAAAACCACTAACACCGGTGCAAAATAAGCGTGGGCATCAGGAAGCATTTGGGCATTCATCCGAATTAAGGCGTAACCGCCCATTTTCAAGAGAATACCTGCTAATAACATGTGTACTGGGGCTGTAGCTTCACCGTGGGCATCAGGTAGCCATGTGTGCAAGGGAATAATGGGTAACTTGACAGCGTAGGCAATCAGGAAGCCAGCATACAGCGCCAGTTGGAAATTTAGGGCGAAATCTTTTAAAGCGAGCGATCGCATATCAAATGTTATCGTATCGCCGTAAAATCCCATTGTCAGGGCAGACAGCAAAATAAACAGCGAACCACCAGCTGTGTACAAAATAAACTTTGTGGCTGCATATTGCCGCTTCTTACCTCCCCAAATCGACAGTAGGAAGTATATCGGTACTAGTTCCAGTTCCCACACCAGGAAAAATAACAGCATATCCTGTACGGCGAAGACGGCAATTTGACCGCCATACATCGCCAAAATCAAAAAGTAAAATAGCCTGGGTTTGAGGGTTACAGGCCATGCTGCCAAAATTGCCAGGGTAGTAATGAATCCAGTCAAAAGAATTAGGGGCATAGATAAGCCATCTGCCCCTACTGACCACTTCAAATCTAGTTGTGGTACCCAGGCATAACTTTCAAACAGCTGCAAATCTGGATTGGAGAAGTCATACCCGGTATAAAAGGCGTAGACAATCAATGCAAAGTCTAGTAACCCAATAATCAGGGAATACCAGCGCACAGTTTTACCATCTTTATCAGGGATGATCGGAATCAGGAGTGATGCCGCAATCGGAAATAGGATAATCGTCGTCAGCCACGGGAAATTAGCTGTATTCATCACAATTTATCTGCAATCAAAATCATGTTTTTCAAGGAAGCCCTAGCTATTAAGTAGCAGCTTTTTGGGGATTTGGCATTCCTTGTTAGGTTGATTTAATTAAGTGGGCAATTGCCATTTTTTCGCTTGGCAGTATCTTTTAATTTTCGGGGCTACTGAATCTCCGTTATCATACTTGCCGTTAAGTCACATCTTGCACCAAGCCCCGACGAATGGAATTTGCGGCTAAACAAACGAAGTCCGCCTGCGCGGACTAATGGAAAACCAAGCCTTTTGAGCCTGCAAAGGCAGGCTTTGGTCGTGTAGCCGCGATTTTAATCGTCAGGCTAGAATTATAGCGATGCGATCGCATCGCTATAATTCAGTTGCAAAAATTACATAATGTTTGGTAGTTGTCAAAAAAGCGATTTGGTGCGAAAAAAGCATTACAGGAGAGATAAGCACATGATCAGAGGACAAATTGGCAGTCAAATTCGTTATGTCAATAACGCAGATGGAGAAACAACAGATGTACTCGTCCCGATAGAACTTTGGCAACAATTGATGAGTTGCATCAATTCTGATAACGTTAGTGGTTTAGCTGAGATTGATGAACAAGAGCCAAAAGCGCAAATATTAGCTGACTTGCAAGAATCCTTACGACAAGCAGCATCAGGACAAACTTTCCCAGTTTCAGAACTTTGGGACGATATCACAGCCTAGATTTATGGCAGAAGTTCGCTTTACCGATCCCTTCAAAAGTAAATTTATGATCGCTCTCATCACTACAATAGGCGATCGCACCACAAGATTAAGGATTAATTTTTAATAGAGGAAGGGCGATTACCCGCGATCGCTTATCATTTATTTACTGTGTAACCCTCCTCCAAAGTAATCACTTCATGCCTTTCTCCGATTTCACCAACCCTTATCAAAATCCAGCTGACATACCACAGAATTATCGCCAGCATATAAATCTACTGAAGTTATTTAAAGCTGATGGTTCTTATGTGCGTCCAGCAGAAGACCCTGTGACGATGTGGGCGCTTCAGATTTTAGTAGAAGAGTACGGTGTTCCACTAGAGGCAATGGAACTAGAACTAAATTCAGATTTTGCCGAGGGAACTTATCAAGGTGGGCGACGCTATCAAGGACGGGCAGACCTTGTAGTTTACGATGACCGTTATGCTGATTCTGTAGGTAATTTGGATGTAGCCTTCATTATGGTGGAGGCTATGGAACCAAGTAAAAAAGTTGGCGGGACTGAAGGCGAAGGTTGGGTTGATCATCTTAACCGACTCAATGCTTACATGAGTGCTTCACCATCTGCCCGTTATGCGATTTTAACCAGTGGTAAACATACAGTAATTTATCGTCGTGACCTTGACTACCCACGCAAGTTAGAACCTATTGGCGATTTACCTAAATATGAAAGCGCCCGTGAAGCCGCACAGCACAGCCCTTATACTGTAATCCTTAATCCCAGTGAACCAGATGGGATTCAAACTGGACTAACGCCACTAACTCGTGATAAATTTCGGGAGGTTTTGGGAGACACACGATCTGGTTGTCACTCTATTCTGAGAGATAACGAGGGTTTGCAGCCACAAGAAGCCGTTGATGCAATGGTTAAATTCTTGTTTGCTAAGTGGTATGACGAACAGGCAACAATTGACTTGGTAAAGCAAACAGGAGAATCACGGGCTTATGTATTTAGTGTTAGTAATGAAACTGACCCAGAACGTTTATTAGTTCAAGTTAGAGACTCTTTTGAAAAAGCCAAGCAGTGGGAACGGGACACACTAGCGAGAAAATTTGGTGATGATTTGGGTGTGCGTTTGGCATTTAATGAAGCTGATGTGTTGCAATTCAAGCCACACACGACAATGGAAATCGTCAAGCGTTTACAGCCTTGGAGTTTGCGAAAATCTTCAGCAGATGTCAAAGGTGGAGTATTTGAGGATTTTTTAAGCAAGACTTTTCGGGATGATTTGGGGCAATATTTCACACCTACACCAGTAATTAATTTAATGGTAGGGATTTTGCAACCTACAGTAAATGATTATGTTGGCGATCCTGCTTGCGGTTCAGCGCGGATTTTGACGCACGTTTTGGATTATGTGCGTAAGCAGGAGTATGCAAAAGCAATAGCAAATAATGGTGGTAGTGCTGAAGGGATTAATCCTGAAGAACCAACCCAAGAGTTTATCAAGTTTCGAGATAATCATTTATTTGGTGCTGAATATTCTCGAAATGTGATGCACGTAGCGCGAGTTAATACTTTAATGAATGGCGCACAATATGCCGATTTAAAGGTAATGGATTCGCTGGAGCGATTGGGTAGCATTACAGGAGGAATTACAGAGGGGCTTCCAGAACGTCCAGGTTTTTATCTGGGAGGGTTGACGATGATTTTAACTAATCCTCCCTTTGGTTCTAAATTGACAAATGAAAATGTTTTGAAGGACTTTGCTGGACGAGATGGAGTGACAAAAAAAAAGGGCAAGGTTGTTAAAAGTATTCCTCAAGAAGTTGCTTTTTTAAATCGTTGTTTGGAATATCTTGCACCAAATGGAAAGTTAGCAATTGTTTTGCCTGATGGGTTATTAGCGAATAGTTCAACGCAAGATGTACGCGACTGGATTTTACGCTGGGCTAGATTGAAAGCAGTGCTGAGTTTACCACAAGAAACATTTGCACCTTATGGTGCTGGTGTTAAATCTAGTATCTTAGTTTTAGAAAAACGAGCTATTGCTCTTGCTATTGGAGAACAAATTGAAATTAATCAGATAGTTGTAGAGGAAGAAGACTATAAAGTTTATATGGCAAGAATTGATGATATTGGTTATGACGCTTCTGGGCGTTCAAAAGTAAAAGAAGAAGAGGCTTCATTTTGCTCTGAAATACAATCAACTATAAAGACCTTCCATGAAAAATTAGGATGGTGTATTTAATAAATGGAAGATACTATCATTGCAATTAGCCGATTAAGAAATAAAAAAAAATGGGCTTATTCATTTCATTCTGAATCATCTCTTCAAACTGAAGAATACTTAAAAAATACTAGTTTTGAAATTCAGAAACTAGGAAAATTAGTTGCAGAAATTACTGATGGTTTACATTCTACTCGTCATTATGTAGATGATGGCATAATAGTGTTAGCAGTTAGGAATATAACTGAATTTGGTTTAGATTTATCTAATAAAAAAATGATAAATCAAGCAGAACATGAGCATTTTAAACGCTCACAAGTACAGCCAGGAGATTTGTTAGTTACTATCACAGGAAGGTTAGGAACTGCATTAGTATATACATCTGAAAAGCCTGCAAATCTTAGCGCCCATGTTGCCCGTGTAAAAGTTCATGCTAATAAAGTCAATCCTTACTATTTAGCAGCATACCTAAATTCAAATTTTGGAAAACAGTTACTTAATGAACATTCGATCGGAAGTCTATATCCACATATTAACGTTAATGGACTTCAAAATGTGCAAATTATTCTTCCTCGGAGACATATTCAAGATCGCATTGCCCAAATAATGCAGGATGCTTACATAGTAAATAAGAAAAAACTAGCAGAAATAGAAGCTTTGCTCAATAACTTTGATGAGTTTGTAATGAAGGAGATGGGTTTGTCTTCTATTATATTTAAAGATGAAAAAGACTTTACTGTAAATATTAAACAAATGAGAGGTGGTAGATTTGACCTAGACTTATATAATACTAAGTATATAAATCTTATTTCATCTCTCAGAAAAGAATTTAATTTAAATCTAAAAAAACTAGTATCCATTACTGAACCAATTACAAGCGGGACAACTCCATTAAACTCACAGTATCTAGAAACAGGAATCCCCTTCTTACGAGTGCAAAATATTAGTAATGAGGGAATTTTAAATTGGGAGAACTGCTTATTTGTTTCTGAAGAATTTGCTCAAACTATCCATCGTTCTAATATTAAAGATGGGGATATATTACTTG encodes:
- a CDS encoding NAD(P)H-quinone oxidoreductase subunit 4; protein product: MNTANFPWLTTIILFPIAASLLIPIIPDKDGKTVRWYSLIIGLLDFALIVYAFYTGYDFSNPDLQLFESYAWVPQLDLKWSVGADGLSMPLILLTGFITTLAILAAWPVTLKPRLFYFLILAMYGGQIAVFAVQDMLLFFLVWELELVPIYFLLSIWGGKKRQYAATKFILYTAGGSLFILLSALTMGFYGDTITFDMRSLALKDFALNFQLALYAGFLIAYAVKLPIIPLHTWLPDAHGEATAPVHMLLAGILLKMGGYALIRMNAQMLPDAHAYFAPVLVVLGVVNIIYAALTSFAQRNLKRKIAYSSISHMGFVLIGLASFTDLGLSGAVLQMVSHGLIGASLFFLVGATYDRTHTLMLDEMGGVGKRMQKIFAMFTTCSMASLALPGMSGFVAELMVFVGFATSDAYSSTFKVIVVFLMAVGVILTPIYLLSMLREIFYGKENEELVSHQKLIDAEPREVFIIACLLVPIIGIGFYPKLLTQIYDATTVQLTARLRDSVPTLAQEKEAAPKLSLNAPKIGN
- a CDS encoding N-6 DNA methylase, whose amino-acid sequence is MPFSDFTNPYQNPADIPQNYRQHINLLKLFKADGSYVRPAEDPVTMWALQILVEEYGVPLEAMELELNSDFAEGTYQGGRRYQGRADLVVYDDRYADSVGNLDVAFIMVEAMEPSKKVGGTEGEGWVDHLNRLNAYMSASPSARYAILTSGKHTVIYRRDLDYPRKLEPIGDLPKYESAREAAQHSPYTVILNPSEPDGIQTGLTPLTRDKFREVLGDTRSGCHSILRDNEGLQPQEAVDAMVKFLFAKWYDEQATIDLVKQTGESRAYVFSVSNETDPERLLVQVRDSFEKAKQWERDTLARKFGDDLGVRLAFNEADVLQFKPHTTMEIVKRLQPWSLRKSSADVKGGVFEDFLSKTFRDDLGQYFTPTPVINLMVGILQPTVNDYVGDPACGSARILTHVLDYVRKQEYAKAIANNGGSAEGINPEEPTQEFIKFRDNHLFGAEYSRNVMHVARVNTLMNGAQYADLKVMDSLERLGSITGGITEGLPERPGFYLGGLTMILTNPPFGSKLTNENVLKDFAGRDGVTKKKGKVVKSIPQEVAFLNRCLEYLAPNGKLAIVLPDGLLANSSTQDVRDWILRWARLKAVLSLPQETFAPYGAGVKSSILVLEKRAIALAIGEQIEINQIVVEEEDYKVYMARIDDIGYDASGRSKVKEEEASFCSEIQSTIKTFHEKLGWCI
- a CDS encoding restriction endonuclease subunit S, with protein sequence MEDTIIAISRLRNKKKWAYSFHSESSLQTEEYLKNTSFEIQKLGKLVAEITDGLHSTRHYVDDGIIVLAVRNITEFGLDLSNKKMINQAEHEHFKRSQVQPGDLLVTITGRLGTALVYTSEKPANLSAHVARVKVHANKVNPYYLAAYLNSNFGKQLLNEHSIGSLYPHINVNGLQNVQIILPRRHIQDRIAQIMQDAYIVNKKKLAEIEALLNNFDEFVMKEMGLSSIIFKDEKDFTVNIKQMRGGRFDLDLYNTKYINLISSLRKEFNLNLKKLVSITEPITSGTTPLNSQYLETGIPFLRVQNISNEGILNWENCLFVSEEFAQTIHRSNIKDGDILLVIVGATIGKCAVVMGVNSITVINQALARIRVKKDIPINPNYLQAFLSCPAGQIQISALKRPVAQGNLSLTETGQILIPIIPDEVQNAITKEMEHRRFLIKKLRKEAKQIIIEAKACVERMILGEEEVT